In Brettanomyces nanus chromosome 3, complete sequence, a single genomic region encodes these proteins:
- the HAM1 gene encoding nucleoside triphosphate pyrophosphohydrolase ham1 has protein sequence MSTITFVTGNANKLKEVVAILAGSDGETKVGKFSISNKKLDLDELQGTIDEVITRKCEQAARIVGGPVMCEDTCLCFKAMHELPGPYIKWFVKYVGLEGINKMLDGFDDRSAQAVTTFGYCEGPGHKVRLFQGRTDGRIVSERGPTDFGWDAIFEPDGFQTTYAEMTGPEKNKISHRYKALSKLRDFLLAQ, from the coding sequence ATGTCTACTATAACTTTTGTTACTGGTAATGCCAATAAACttaaagaagttgttgCCATTTTGGCTGGCAGTGATGGAGAAACTAAAGTTGGGAAATTCAGTATCTCCAATAAAAAGcttgatttggatgaacTACAAGGAACTATAGATGAGGTGATCACGAGGAAATGTGAACAGGCAGCCAGAATTGTGGGTGGACCTGTCATGTGCGAGGATACATGTCTCTGTTTCAAGGCGATGCACGAGTTACCGGGTCCATACATTAAATGGTTTGTTAAATATGTTGGATTAGAAGGTATTAACAAAATGTTGGATGGATTTGACGATAGATCTGCACAGGCAGTGACGACATTCGGTTACTGCGAAGGTCCCGGTCATAAGGTTAGATTGTTTCAAGGACGTACGGATGGTAGGATCGTGTCCGAAAGAGGACCGACGGATTTCGGCTGGGATGCCATCTTTGAGCCTGATGGCTTCCAAACTACCTACGCAGAAATGACAGGACCggaaaagaataagattAGCCATAGATATAAAGCGTTATCTAAGTTGAGAGATTTTCTGTTGGCTCAATAG
- a CDS encoding uncharacterized protein (EggNog:ENOG41), with the protein MRDPKVYRQGIQMFYHLFRTIEECLYSEIAKDTRYSAMLSSIWKPSLARTDKLYQDLMFFYHEQPEKFSCPILKQQVQSVQHIRDVTAERPYLLLAYMHVLYLALFAGGRIMSSQVARSLNLFPQMEGKSFDEVAAMGTNLYRFEVDDPTELRMIYKRDYELQTRNFLTEKEKEEVIQESKIAFDITIQIKLPGDN; encoded by the exons ATGAGAGATCCCAAAGTTTACAGACAGGGTATTCAGATGTTCTATCATTTGTTTCGTACGATCGAAGAATGCCTCTACTCCGAGATTGCCAAGGATACTAGATACTCAGCCATGCTTAGTTCTATATGGAAACCTTCCTTGGCAAGGACTGACAAATTGTACCAAGACTTGATGTTTTTCTACCATGAGCAGCCGGAGAAGTTCTCTTGTCCCATACTGAAGCAACAGGTTCAAAGTGTGCAACATATCAGAGATGTGACCGCTGAAAGACCCTATCTTTTATTGGCCTACATGCATGTACTCTACCTCGCTCTCTTCGCAGGAGGACGAATCATGTCATCACAGGTGGCTAGGTCTTTAAACTTGTTTCCCCAGATGGAAGGTAAAAGCTTTGACGAGGTGGCTGCTATGGGTACCAACCTGTACAGATTTGAGGTGGATGATCCTACAGAGTTGAGAATGATCTATAAGAGAGACTACGAGCTTCAGACTAGAAACTTTCTCAcggagaaagagaaggaagaggtgATCCAGGAGTCTAAAATTGCCTTTGAC ATTACAATCCAAATTAAGCTACCAGGTGATAACTAA
- a CDS encoding uncharacterized protein (BUSCO:EOG093409ME~EggNog:ENOG41), whose protein sequence is MSASHLGPSTASSGPLGDKLIRLVAVGLKEASTDSPSFRASMKYIETAVAEMVHSLRQILAFFQRYSGISADLDDLQDEFNLVFGPIGTAEASNELLNKDIAAPCLEQTIGGTNSIFRIMKSLMWFESPIFDEIQKFLDNDIANYWTLQRQFQSIQSKYDGLWVKYMSLPKSHDPAETREDAVQLFEIRKQYVHLALSLWIFVKQLDYRISLLFVNICNSLWPSAPKFSLLAPTLGLSPVYKSIMSLKASLFLQLASYKTLMGNLTTVRESSERGIVDLFSPSSEMTDYDPAHINDGNLYLKGDAAEQQFEKHGWVFLKSRLIGTGELVWIRRWLFVKADVYGFLSISNNGQYVEESDKFGILLANVTYLPEENRKFCFQIRTLQASLVLQVETLGDLRSWLTVFRTVKFHAMKEDMGFATSRYQPLVDLLRLVPVVEADYSLVASTQQEDKIRKLVNGQLMHIHPVLDINPPMTTQMTSLAVLSHLYLSSAPIPGASTGNFWGFVNWGLYYVVNRDSKAFLAKMIKARRPKPSLIVRYSESYPHDLKMADVELRSIFEGFIGPKELVLIRFKASWSPNSSQELFCKIYVTENAFYIYTNNCGLISVSPLPLTDFLYGEVVPKTHCDVIKVYLVSGLSIKMKVFIGSAYVICDQINLLLRSGRSSKPRSMEDLISNFKKLEKQAQKTETEAIGVTPVVKSAVVEATPSNSVITVPEEVFGKGSEGGGLMKFRNGSLPVMLCEKSYNLPAKALFHILLGDESFMLQCMQPETPSAISDKGVGHTPWRCNEKQVLSRIVWDASNKNVGTLQQIDKMVNNKYYSFTQTSPKLRILFGVLRRVQLRFVISNLSYHTCGLVIYYHLEKKDHRVAYFVQKMLSKILRYRVEELDIRIRGTQKLISKESRKIASSIKLFGLITKFDSNEPMSEELTFESQVKYVSAQQLIVCYIERLNFVAGRIMKVVFEWMLLVGTYLMEIFKGNLPWIGLLVLSSIVNLVLVGRTSYSYWEQRSIEQYANELSERPSYMQRQISISEMNEILQPRTSQVSYNSSRSLCFQEFSKVASLMMIGKAKEDSWGSSMTDSLIGLRLKRNELLAQMNILNSVERSYIYKEWQNWVLKEHKNCELVRKKFSDKYDTEVEEYCDSVSHEMEYLYQVLM, encoded by the coding sequence ATGTCCGCTTCCCATCTAGGACCATCTACCGCATCTTCCGGTCCGTTGGGTGACAAGCTCATTCGTCTTGTGGCTGTGGGGCTCAAGGAGGCCTCTACggattctccttcattccGAGCATCCATGAAGTATATCGAAACTGCCGTTGCCGAGATGGTTCATTCTTTACGGCAGATCCTTGCGTTTTTTCAGCGTTACTCCGGCATATCCGCAGATTTGGACGATCTACAGGACGAGTTCAACTTGGTTTTTGGTCCAATTGGTACTGCTGAAGCGTCCAATGAGCTTCTAAATAAGGATATCGCTGCTCCCTGCTTGGAGCAAACTATAGGTGGAACCAattccatcttcagaaTAATGAAATCTCTAATGTGGTTTGAATCTCCCATCTTCGACGAGATTCAGAAGTTTCTAGACAACGATATTGCCAACTATTGGACCCTTCAACGCCAATTCCAATCTATTCAGTCCAAGTATGATGGACTTTGGGTCAAGTACATGTCTTTACCGAAGTCTCATGACCCTGCTGAGACAAGGGAAGATGCAGTGcaactctttgaaattCGTAAGCAGTATGTGCATCTTGCTCTTTCACTCTGGATCTTCGTAAAGCAGCTAGATTACCGGATATCGCTCTTGTTTGTCAATATATGCAATTCTCTATGGCCATCTGCACCGAAATTCTCTCTTCTGGCTCCTACTTTGGGTCTTTCTCCCGTTTACAAGTCCATCATGTCTTTGAAGgcatctctttttttgcAGCTTGCCTCCTATAAAACTTTAATGGGCAATCTTACTACTGTTCGAGAGTCTTCGGAACGTGGAATCGTCGATCTATTCTCTCCCTCTTCAGAAATGACTGATTACGATCCTGCTCATATCAATGACGGTAACCTGTATTTAAAAGGAGATGCAGCAGAGCAGCAATTCGAGAAACATGGATGGGTCTTCCTCAAGTCTCGTCTTATTGGAACCGGTGAGCTTGTGTGGATCAGAAGGTGGCTTTTCGTTAAAGCCGATGTATACggctttctttctattaGCAATAATGGTCAGTACGTTGAAGAGTCAGATAAGTTTGGTATCTTGCTAGCCAATGTGACATATCTTCCTGAAGAAAATCGGAAGTTCTGCTTTCAGATCAGAACTCTACAGGCTTCACTTGTATTACAGGTAGAGACTCTTGGAgatttgagaagttggctTACAGTGTTTCGTACTGTTAAGTTTCATGCCATGAAGGAGGATATGGGTTTTGCTACTTCAAGATATCAGCCCTTGGTTGATTTGCTTAGATTGGTACCAGTAGTCGAAGCGGATTACAGTCTCGTAGCTTCTACACAGCAGGAGGATAAGATCCGAAAACTTGTAAACGGCCAGTTAATGCATATACATCCTGTATTGGACATCAATCCTCCTATGACCACCCAAATGACCTCTTTGGCCGTGCTTTCGCATCTCTATCTTTCGTCTGCACCGATTCCTGGTGCATCTACTGGTAACTTCTGGGGCTTTGTTAACTGGGGGTTATATTATGTGGTGAATCGGGACTCCAAAGCCTTTTTAGCCAAAATGATCAAAGCTCGTCGTCCTAAGCCTTCTCTGATAGTCAGATATTCTGAAAGTTATCCTCACGATCTTAAAATGGCCGATGTGGAACTAAGATCGATCTTTGAAGGCTTCATTGGTCCTAAGGAGCTTGTTCTTATTAGATTCAAGGCTTCGTGGTCGCCCAATTCTTCCCAAGAGCTATTCTGCAAGATATACGTGACAGAGAATGCTTTCTACATATACACGAATAACTGTGGTCTCATTTCTGTGTCTCCCTTACCTCTTACAGACTTTCTTTATGGAGAAGTGGTACCTAAGACTCATTGTGACGTGATTAAAGTATATTTAGTGAGCGGACTTTCCATCAAGATGAAAGTATTCATTGGTTCTGCCTATGTGATTTGCGACCAGATTAATTTGCTTCTTAGGAGTGGAAGATCTTCGAAGCCCAGGAGCATGGAAGATTTAATCTCGAACTTTAAAAAATTGGAAAAGCAGGCTCAAAAGACAGAAACAGAGGCCATTGGTGTTACACCCGTTGTAAAGTCCGCTGTTGTTGAAGCTACCCCCAGCAATTCTGTGATTACGGTTCCTGAAGAAGTGTTTGGGAAAGGCtcagaaggaggaggattGATGAAGTTTAGAAATGGGTCTTTGCCGGTAATGCTTTGCGAAAAGTCGTACAACCTGCCAGCAAAGGCCTTGTTTCATATTCTCCTTGGAGATGAGTCATTTATGTTGCAGTGTATGCAACCCGAGACACCGAGTGCGATCTCGGATAAAGGTGTAGGTCATACACCGTGGAGATGTAATGAGAAGCAGGTTCTGAGTAGAATTGTATGGGATGCTAGTAACAAAAACGTGGGTACGCTCCAACAGATTGATAAAATGGTGAACAACAAGTATTACTCGTTTACGCAAACCAGTCCTAAGCTTCGGATTCTATTTGGCGTTCTGCGAAGAGTGCAACTTCGATTTGTCATCTCCAATTTGAGTTATCATACCTGTGGTCTTGTAATCTACTATcatttggaaaagaaggacCATAGAGTTGCCTATTTTGTTCAGAAAATGCTTAGTAAGATCCTACGTTACCGTGTAGAAGAGTTAGACATTCGAATTAGGGGTACACAAAAGCTTATATCTAAGGAATCACGGAAGATTGCGTCTTCAATCAAACTGTTTGGCCTTATAACCAAGTTTGATAGCAATGAGCCGATGTCAGAAGAGTTGACATTCGAAAGTCAAGTGAAGTATGTGAGTGCGCAGCAACTCATTGTGTGTTATATTGAGAGGTTGAATTTTGTGGCTGGTAGAATCATGAAGGTTGTATTTGAGTGGATGCTACTTGTGGGAACGTATCTTATGGAGATTTTCAAAGGCAATTTGCCTTGGATTGGTCTTTTAGTATTGTCGTCGATTGTCAATTTGGTGTTAGTTGGCAGAACGAGCTATTCGTACTGGGAGCAGCGATCGATTGAGCAGTACGCTAACGAGCTCAGTGAACGTCCGTCTTATATGCAAAGGCAGATTTCCATAAGTGAGATGAATGAGATTTTACAGCCAAGAACGTCGCAGGTTTCATACAACTCGAGTCGTTCGCTCTGTTTCCAGGAGTTTTCGAAAGTGGcatcattgatgatgataggAAAGGCAAAGGAAGACAGCTGGGGATCTTCTATGACAGATAGCCTTATTGGGCTgaggttgaaaagaaacgagtTGTTGGCGCAGATGAATATTCTCAACAGCGTAGAACGTAGTTATATCTACAAGGAGTGGCAGAACTGGGTTCTTAAAGAGCACAAGAACTGTGAGCTGGTGCGTAAGAAGTTCTCTGACAAATACGATACGGAAGTAGAGGAATATTGCGACTCGGTGAGTCATGAGATGGAGTATCTCTACCAGGTATTAATGTGA
- a CDS encoding uncharacterized protein (EggNog:ENOG41), producing the protein MSCKRDLIEERAAYTKRTEDYIQLIKRFAEPEVSEVGNYSILREIGSGAFGQIYLGYHKFLRVKVCLKRGTRDPNNPQTSDNMMKEFYYLKEFGHHPYISRLYEVILTDKYVYLVLEYYPEGDLFDYLSKRGRIPIDEALKIFTQLVGAVYYMHRNGCCHRDLKLENILLDRKFNVKLSDFGFTREIPLVANGTGRAPLTEICGTEAYMSPELIQKKSYSGIKTDIWALGVILYTMVAGEMPFDDSLPTEQIEAAVLSEEPVFSKPCFAGSLGLVVLLRSLLAKPPENRPASLADVLTLPLLQPYGGQNQIEIVHKLIYGPTDKSLSLHSLSNSDRALLKEMTHLGFDKDCLKRSVRNEMLDPLDGFWMLLKEKKQRKAERKKRKRRSRSMLRLSGSKSFIDSAKQYAFGQSSNAENVDSTEPASASATALATAASAATTSCGFPNDTSTDGPLMSHHPHHRHELPKPPVQPVASISEEKEVPKPALKEKRLSSIKKKHSVFSLFALFLTSRKNSVALFGTRGSRLSTESSSRESILRKIFPSSSSSNNSTREEKRSYDDSRTHQNSDHGVGVDNRHVGSRRAGSAVNDHNRGHSRAIVSFDSRKRNLRTSVVVIEPEKHAVGPPSSSSTQDNYYKRSVPTRPGSVISSYSIQTTISETSNGSGYITGYSTDNHATGGNSVAAAAQGVPGSPRPARPGISRGISDWSVGSRNVSSQAESPNSSLTGISRTTSMDSSSRSSGGILRSKKKSSSSNSFPLHRRDLGLKSKINAKWSFSMANAGNNLKRYRKHAPKQIIEEEEPEMADSEEMVEDDDLEKEEYNNTENDEELVDEKALRAESTEIEPEIGTPERSANEVLSQHSAPPPLKVQ; encoded by the exons ATGTCGTGCAAACGAGATCTGATTGAGGAACGAGCAGCGTATACAAAG CGCACGGAAGATTACATCCAGCTTATTAAACGATTCGCTGAACCGGAAGTCTCCGAGGTTGGCAACTATAGCATTTTAAGAGAAATCGGATCCGGTGCCTTTGGTCAGATATACTTGGGTTATCATAAGTTCCTCAGAGTTAAAGTATGTCTGAAAAGAGGTACTAGGGACCCTAACAATCCGCAGACAAGCGACAAtatgatgaaggaattcTACTACTTGAAGGAATTTGGTCATCATCCGTACATTTCCCGGCTGTATGAAGTCATTTTGACCGACAAGTACGTCTACTTGGTACTTGAATACTATCCGGAAGGAGATCTCTTTGACTACCTCAGCAAGCGAGGTAGAATCCCTATAGATGAGGCTCTAAAGATATTCACCCAGCTAGTAGGAGCCGTTTATTACATGCATCGCAATGGCTGCTGTCACCGTgatttgaagttggagaatATTTTATTAGATCGGAAGTTTAATGTCAAGTTGAGTGATTTTGGCTTCACTAGGGAGATTCCTTTGGTTGCCAATGGTACTGGAAGAGCTCCTTTGACTGAGATATGTGGTACTGAAGCCTATATGTCTCCTGAATTAATACAGAAGAAGTCTTATTCTGGTATTAAAACTGACATATGGGCATTGGGTGTCATATTATATACGATGGTGGCTGGAGAAATGCCCTTTGATGACTCGTTACCCACTGAACAGATAGAGGCCGCTGTTTTAAGTGAAGAGCCCGTTTTTTCCAAGCCTTGTTTTGCTGGTTCTCTTGGTCTTGTGGTGTTGCTTCGCTCTTTATTGGCGAAACCTCCAGAAAATAGACCTGCTTCCCTTGCTGATGTGCTAACGTTGCCACTATTGCAGCCTTATGGAGGTCAGAACCAGATCGAAATTGTTCACAAGTTAATCTATGGTCCCACAGATAAGTCTTTATCCTTGCACAGTTTGTCCAATAGCGATCGTGctttgttgaaggagatgacACATCTTGGATTTGATAAAGATTGTCTCAAGAGGTCAGTGAGAAACGAGATGTTGGATCCTTTGGACGGGTTTTGGATgcttttgaaggagaaaaagcaaagaaaggCAGAGCGTAAGAAACGTAAACGTAGAAGCCGAAGTATGTTGAGACTTAGTGGCTCTAAGTCGTTCATTGATAGTGCTAAGCAGTATGCATTTGGCCAATCTTCGAATGCTGAGAATGTCGACTCAACGGAACCAGCTTCAGCTTCAGCTACAGCTTTGGCTACGGCTGCATCTGCAGCTACTACCTCTTGTGGATTTCCTAATGACACCTCAACTGATGGTCCTTTGATGTCCCATCATCCACATCATAGACACGAATTACCTAAGCCACCAGTGCAGCCGGTAGCTTCAATCAGcgaagagaaagaggtaCCAAAGCCAGcgttgaaagagaagcgTTTAAGTAGCATTAAGAAAAAGCATAGTGTTTTCTCGTTGTTTGCTCTTTTTTTGACATCAAGGAAAAATAGTGTTGCTTTGTTTGGCACAAGAGGCTCTAGACTTAGTACCGAGAGCTCTAGTCGAGAGTCTATCTTGAGGAAGATATTTCCCAGTAGCTCTTCATCCAACAATAGTACCCgtgaagagaagagaagctaCGATGATTCTAGAACTCACCAGAACTCCGACCATGGGGTCGGTGTTGACAATCGTCATGTTGGCAGTCGTCGTGCTGGTTCTGCGGTGAATGATCACAATAGGGGACACTCTCGGGCCATTGTATCTTTTGATTCGCGTAAAAGAAACCTTCGGACTAGCGTGGTGGTCATTGAGCCAGAAAAGCATGCAGTCGGACCTccatcatcctcttctacTCAGGATAATTACTATAAAAGAAGCGTTCCGACTCGTCCGGGGTCGGTGATATCGTCCTACTCGATTCAAACGACCATTTCAGAGACCTCCAATGGCTCTGGTTATATCACTGGTTATTCGACGGATAATCATGCTACAGGTGGAAATAGTGTTGCAGCAGCTGCTCAAGGTGTTCCTGGTTCTCCTCGTCCTGCCCGACCCGGAATCAGTAGAGGCATCAGTGACTGGTCTGTAGGTTCGAGAAACGTCTCCAGTCAGGCCGAGTCGCCAAATTCATCGTTGACTGGAATCTCCAGAACAACGTCGATGGACTCTTCATCTCGTTCCAGCGGTGGGATTCTGagatccaaaaagaaaagttcGTCTTCTAATTCTTTTCCACTGCATCGTAGGGATTTAGGTCTCAAGTCGAAGATCAATGCCAAATGGAGTTTTAGTATGGCAAATGCTGGCAATAATTTAAAAAGGTATAGAAAGCATGCACCGAAGCAGATCATCGAGGAGGAAGAGCCGGAAATGGCCGATAGTGAGGAGAtggtagaagatgatgatcttgagaaagaagagtatAATAACACTGAGAATGATGAGGAGcttgttgatgaaaaggCCTTACGAGCGGAATCCACTGAGATCGAGCCCGAGATTGGGACACCTGAAAGAAGTGCCAATGAAGTTTTAAGTCAGCATTCGGCTCCTCCGCCTCTGAAAGTTCAATAA
- the ATP1 gene encoding Alpha subunit of the F1 sector of mitochondrial F1F0 ATP synthase, producing MLSARTIRAVARKALSYNLARAIPKATRFVTPFARSYASAKAAPTEVSSILESKIRGVSEEANLDETGRVLSVGDGIARVYGLRNCQAEELVEFASGVKGMALNLEPGQVGIVLFGSDREVKQGEIVKRTGKIVDVPVGPGMLGRVVDALGNPIDGKGPIESVERRRAQVKAPGILPRQSVSEPVQTGLKSVDALVPIGRGQRELIIGDRQTGKTAVALDAILNQKRWNDGDDESKKLYCVYVAVGQKRSTVAQLVQIFEQHGAMEYTIIVAATASEAAPLQYLSPFTACAIAEWFRDNGKHALIVYDDLSKQAVAYRQLSLLLRRPPGREAYPGDVFYLHSRLLERAAKMADSEGGGSLTALPIIETQGGDVSAYIPTNVISITDGQIFLEAELFYKGIRPAINVGLSVSRVGSAAQVKAMKQVAGSLKLFLAQYREVAAFAQFGSDLDASTKKTLVRGERLTQLLKQKQYHPYAVEEEVPVIYAGVNGFLDDFPADRVGEFEAKYLAYLKANHAPILDTIRDKGVLSKEDLAQLKSASQDFVATF from the exons atgCTTTCTGCTAGAACTATCAGAGCAGTTGCAAGAAAGGCTTTGTCTTACAATTTAGCTAGGGCCATCCCAAAGGCCACTAGATTCGTCACTCCATTTGCCAGATCATATGCTTCTGCAAAGGCTGCCCCAACTGAGgtttcttctattttggaATCCAAGATTAGAGGTGTTTCAGAGGAGGCTAACTTGGACGAGACTGGTAGAGTTTTGAGTGTTGG TGATGGTATTGCCAGAGTTTATGGTTTGAGGAACTGTCaggctgaagaattggttGAATTTGCATCCGGTGTTAAGGGTATGGCCCTTAACTTGGAGCCTGGTCAGGTTGGTATCGTGTTGTTCGGTTCCGACAGAGAGGTCAAGCAGGGTGAAATCGTCAAGAGAACAGGTAAGATTGTTGATGTTCCTGTTGGTCCTGGTATGTTGGGCAGAGTTGTTGATGCCTTGGGTAATCCTATTGATGGTAAGGGACCTATTGAATCTGTTGAGCGGAGAAGAGCTCAAGTCAAAGCTCCAGGTATTTTGCCAAGACAGTCTGTCAGTGAACCTGTCCAAACTGGTTTGAAATCTGTCGATGCTTTAGTTCCTATTGGAAGAGGACAGAGAGAGTTGATTATTGGTGACAGACAGACCGGTAAGACTGCCGTTGCCTTGGATGCAATCTTGAATCAAAAGAGATGGaatgatggtgatgatgagtcCAAGAAGTTATACTGTGTTTACGTTGCTGTTGGTCAGAAGAGATCTACTGTGGCTCAGCTTGTTCAGATTTTTGAACAGCATGGTGCTATGGAGTACACTATCATTGTGGCAGCTACTGCTTCTGAAGCAGCTCCATTGCAATACTTGTCTCCGTTCACTGCCTGTGCTATTGCCGAGTGGTTCAGAGATAACGGTAAGCACGCATTGATTGTCTATGATGATTTGTCCAAACAGGCCGTTGCCTACAGACAGTTGTCCTTGTTGTTGAGAAGACCTCCTGGAAGAGAGGCTTACCCTGGTGATGTCTTCTACTTGCACTCCAGATTATTGGAGAGAGCTGCCAAGATGGCTGACTCTGAAGGTGGCGGTTCTTTGACTGCCTTGCCTATCATTGAGACCCAGGGTGGTGATGTCTCTGCTTATATTCCAACTAATGTCATCTCCATTACCGATGGTCagatcttcttggaagcTGAATTGTTCTACAAGGGTATCAGACCTGCCATTAACGTTGGTTTGTCCGTGTCCAGAGTCGGTTCTGCCGCTCAGGTTAAAGCTATGAAGCAGGTTGCTGGttctttgaagttgttCTTGGCTCAATACAGAGAAGTTGCCGCTTTCGCACAATTCGGTTCCGATTTGGATGCCTCTACCAAGAAGACGTTGGTTAGAGGTGAGAGATTAACCcaattgttgaagcagaagcaatATCATCCATATGCCGTCGAGGAGGAGGTTCCTGTCATCTATGCCGGTGTTAACGGTTTCCTTGATGACTTCCCTGCTGATAGAGTTGGTGAGTTTGAAGCTAAATACTTGGCTTACTTGAAGGCTAACCATGCTCCTATTCTTGACACCATTAGAGATAAGGGTGTTCTTTCTAAGGAGGACTTGGCTCAGTTGAAGAGCGCCTCTCAAGACTTTGTTGCCACTTtctaa